One segment of Spodoptera frugiperda isolate SF20-4 chromosome 5, AGI-APGP_CSIRO_Sfru_2.0, whole genome shotgun sequence DNA contains the following:
- the LOC118272061 gene encoding uncharacterized protein LOC118272061 isoform X2 yields MFDRTRVESETAPYGYFINCSNDGSELSRGARVVPRQSRHLWTKMHTLILAALAAVATAMPSYIAVPADQIAFVDLSALRVRRVPRQTLSPPPPPPQLPLPQLPQAFYEQEYPTTLQQYQQQRLTPVPVPVQIQVQENEAPARLVRLQQQPQQQLQQQPQQQLQQQLQLQPQPQDSIGSTTFGAASQFAERPPDFGEYVDFGAHTGDHGSFGWYADYPVNNHQDSSYRK; encoded by the exons ATGTTCGACCGGACCCGAGTAGAAAGTGAAACCGCTCCGTACGGATACTTTATAAATTGTAGCAACGACGGTAGCGAGCTCAGTCGAGGCGCACGCGTCGTGCCGCGTCAGTCACGCCATCTCTGGACGAAAATG cATACACTAATCCTGGCTGCTTTGGCTGCCGTAGCGACGGCGATGCCATCCTACATCGCGGTGCCCGCGGATCAGATCGCGTTCGTGGATCTGTCTGCGTTGCGTGTGCGTCGCGTGCCACGACAGACCCTGTCCCCACCACCGCCGCCACCCCAGTTGCCACTACCACAGCTCCCGCAAGCGTTCTATGAACAGGAGTACCCTACTACTTTGCAGCAGTATCAGCAACAGC GCTTGACGCCAGTTCCAGTACCAGTTCAAATCCAAGTTCAAGAGAATGAGGCTCCAGCCAGACTCGTCAGACTTCAGCAGCAGCCGCAACAGCAGCTGCAACAGCAGCCGCAACAGCAGCTGCAACAGCAGCTGCAACTGCAGCCGCAACCACAGGATTCGATAGGTTCAACTACCTTCGGAGCTGCCTCTCAATTTGCAGAAAGACCGCCCGACTTCGGGGAGTATGTGGATTTCGGGGCTCATACCGGAGACCATGGGTCCTTCGGGTGGTATGCCGATTACCCAGTGAACAATCATCAAGATTCTAGCTACAGAAAGTAG
- the LOC118272061 gene encoding uncharacterized protein LOC118272061 isoform X1 — MFDRTRVESETAPYGYFINCSNDGSELSRGARVVPRQSRHLWTKMHTLILAALAAVATAMPSYIAVPADQIAFVDLSALRVRRVPRQTLSPPPPPPQLPLPQLPQAFYEQEYPTTLQQYQQQQGLTPVPVPVQIQVQENEAPARLVRLQQQPQQQLQQQPQQQLQQQLQLQPQPQDSIGSTTFGAASQFAERPPDFGEYVDFGAHTGDHGSFGWYADYPVNNHQDSSYRK; from the exons ATGTTCGACCGGACCCGAGTAGAAAGTGAAACCGCTCCGTACGGATACTTTATAAATTGTAGCAACGACGGTAGCGAGCTCAGTCGAGGCGCACGCGTCGTGCCGCGTCAGTCACGCCATCTCTGGACGAAAATG cATACACTAATCCTGGCTGCTTTGGCTGCCGTAGCGACGGCGATGCCATCCTACATCGCGGTGCCCGCGGATCAGATCGCGTTCGTGGATCTGTCTGCGTTGCGTGTGCGTCGCGTGCCACGACAGACCCTGTCCCCACCACCGCCGCCACCCCAGTTGCCACTACCACAGCTCCCGCAAGCGTTCTATGAACAGGAGTACCCTACTACTTTGCAGCAGTATCAGCAACAGC AAGGCTTGACGCCAGTTCCAGTACCAGTTCAAATCCAAGTTCAAGAGAATGAGGCTCCAGCCAGACTCGTCAGACTTCAGCAGCAGCCGCAACAGCAGCTGCAACAGCAGCCGCAACAGCAGCTGCAACAGCAGCTGCAACTGCAGCCGCAACCACAGGATTCGATAGGTTCAACTACCTTCGGAGCTGCCTCTCAATTTGCAGAAAGACCGCCCGACTTCGGGGAGTATGTGGATTTCGGGGCTCATACCGGAGACCATGGGTCCTTCGGGTGGTATGCCGATTACCCAGTGAACAATCATCAAGATTCTAGCTACAGAAAGTAG